TCAAGATCATGCCCGTTCAGAAGCAGACCAGGGCTGGTCAGCGCACCAGGTTCAAGGTGAATTGTCATTTGCTAATCAACTCTGTAATACACAATTAGTGTTGACATCACATGTTGTTGATCCAGATGTGACATTGTTGGCTTTTGTTCACAGGCCTTTGTCGCCATTGGTGACTACAATGGCCATGTGGGTCTGGGTGTGAAGTGCTCCAAAGAGGTGGCCACAGCCATCCGTGGTGCCATCATCCTGGCCAAGCTGTCCATTGTCCCCGTCCGGAGAGGTTATTGGGGTAACAAAATCGGCAAGCCCCACACCGTGCCCTGCAAAGTGACTGGCCGCTGTGGCTCTGTCCTGGTGCGTCTCATCCCTGCCCCACGTGGTACTGGCATTGTGTCTGCCCCTGTGCCCAAGAAGCTGCTCATGATGGCTGGTATTGATGACTGCTACACCTCTGCAAGGGGCTGCACCGCCACCCTTGGCAACTTCGGTAAGATTTTTCTgatgcgtgtctgtgtgtcaccTGCTGCCTCAATGTTCCTGCTCGACCACCTCGGctacaattttctttttgcctgtctgtttctctcacccccaaccgggcGAGGCAGATGActgcccaccctgagccatggttcttcttgaggtttctgcctcttaaaaggaagtttaaaAATTGGTTTTCTCCTTGCTCTGGTCAGCTTCACCTCTGCAGTGGTGTAGTTGTCGTTatcaggagagaaagaaacGAGTATTGTAATGCACGGCAGAGAGACCGATTTAGTGGTCTCCTCTGTTCCCCTTTTCAGTGctctacagttaaaaaaaaactaccactCTATCATGTTTGGAGATCCATCTTAAGCCTCTActcagtatttttattttttatttcctcatcAGCCAAGGCCACCTTTGATGCCATCTCCAAGACCTACAGCTACCTGACCCCTGACCTGTGGAAGGAGACTGTCTTCACAAAGTCTCCCTACCAGGAGTTCACTGACCATCTGGCCAAGACTCACTCCAGGGTGTCTGTGCAGAGGGGACAGCCTGTCCAGGCCCCTCCCTCCTAAACTTTTTGTACAGAGAATCGTTGAATAAACATTCTGAAACAACATGTAATGTGTATTTTCACTTGTGCTGAACTCATGATGGAACAATGGTTTTGATTTACATTAAGAAGCACATCCAAGGCCCCGTAACACAACTTGGGATTTGAATGCAGTAAAATGTCAGTGACAATTGAACAAATTCGTTAGTTTTGCATTAAGAGTTTACCGTGAGCACTACCACTTGGGTGGGTGATGTGTAAGGATTTACTATTTTTATGGAAAATTCAAGTAATGGTCTAGGTAAAATATCTAGACAAATGCTTTTAGCTAATTTGCAAACAATTCTCAACTAGTCAGAACAtagatttaaaaattaaaagcttAGATCTTCAGCATGAGGCAAAACTGACAAATCATCTACTAATGTCAACTAATAGCTGAGGTTGTGTTTAAGGTGATGTGTTAAGCAAACTCAATCTTTCCTACTATATGGTTGTTTGCAAGACTCAAAAGCTCATTGTGTAGGAAGGTCAATTGAGAATATACAGTTGCGGCACCAGCTTCCGGAGTGGTTCGTATACTTGGAAATGGGTGGACAGATACTAAATGACATGatttattacatacattttattttacaattattaCATAGGACAGAGTTAACTTAATCGCTTGAGGCCTGCGCAGCCATCATCCGTTCTTTCTGCTTCATTAGACATTTCCTGCCACTGGCGTACGCTCCCAGGTCTCCATCTGGAAAGAGACAGGTCATGAATTTAAACATGTAGTGAAGCCAAGCAAAAGTTAAGTGACAATAAGACAGACCAATGTTCACACAAGATATGATTTTGTCTATAAACTGTCCATGattttccaaaaccaaaaagTAATGTCTTCAaattccatatatatatattttatttatgtattcagtTTAtataaaaactgagaaaaagctTCACATTGTCACATTTCAGAAGCTGGAATTAATTCTTATTGATCATCATAACAGTTGCCAAATAAATGTCTGTCAATTGTTTTAGCTCTACAACAAACAATGTGTTGCATGATCTACTGCTTTTACACAATAATGCACATTTAGTGACACACTGTAGAGTATatcctccctttttttttctatttcaccACACAGCACATTACTTACAGCGGGACTGATAGTTTTTGGTTGCCTCGTTGAACTGCTCAATTTCCTTGGCACAGTTCTGCTGGTAGCTGGCTCCTTCTCTCTGATGGCAGGCCCTCATACGCTCCTGGACaaccttcacaatctcctggtCCACTTTGCTGAGGAaggaagacaaaaacacagggtcACACTCGTCAACAGCATCTCCAGTGCTGATAGTGGCACCCTGTCCACTACAGCAACCGTACAGGTGTATTAATTAAATATTGAGTCCTTATAATAAACATTCAGTTTTACTCacacttttgttttatattgAAGTCTtagtattaaaaaataaaggccCTTTACATCATTGTCCTAGTTACACAAGCAAATACACTACCTTCTGCCCTGTTAAaccctttctttaactgtctatggttaaaCCACTGCCAGTTTTAGAATATTGTCCCTCTGGTAAACACTTCCAAGTATCTGGGGATACAcctggacaataaactggactgatCAGCCAACACTGAAGCACTCTACCAGAAAGGGCAGAGCCGGccgtacttcctgaggaggctgcggtCCTTCCATGTCTGCAGCAAGCCCCTCtggatgttttaccagtctgtAGTATGCTGTGGAGGAAGCACTAAGAAGAGGGATGCTGGGCGACTGGACAGGCTGGTAAGGAAAGCCGGCTCTGTCGTGGGCTCTGAACTGGAGTGCATTGCTTTAATATCAGATAAAAGGACCATGAACAAACTGCTCAACATTTTGGACAATGACTGTCATCCACTCCACAGCACTGTCACAAAGCAGAAGAGCAGGATCAGCTCAAGACGATGCAAACTGCCATGCACAACTGACAGACTGAGGTCAGAGCCATACGACTCACAAAAGGGAAGAGGAGAGATAGACTTCACTGCATAGTCTGTctgcctctcctccctctccaccACTTCTACTACCTCCTATAACAATAGTTATGTACAGACTGTCCACTGGCCCACTGATTACTGCTTGCACTGTTTACAGGCTATATTATCCCATATACTCTCATAGAGCaacttatgtacagtataccatattatcattgtctattgtttgcctgtatttcttgtgtgcttactcgcttgtgtgtttttgttttttgctgttattgaaaaaatgctgctgctgtaacaacaatatttccccgttgtgggatgaataaagtataatctaatctaatcgaATCTATAATTGTCCTGTCACTGCAAGCGTCCAATGCTAGGGCTgcttgattatggaaaaaaatgtaatcaccaTAATTTAACACAAAACTCGTTGACT
The nucleotide sequence above comes from Etheostoma spectabile isolate EspeVRDwgs_2016 chromosome 15, UIUC_Espe_1.0, whole genome shotgun sequence. Encoded proteins:
- the rps2 gene encoding small ribosomal subunit protein uS5 isoform X2; the protein is MADDAGGRGGFRGGFGAGGRGRGRGRGRGRGRGRGARGGKAEDKEWVPVTKLGRLVKDMKIKSLEEIYLYSLPIKESEIIDFFLGSGLKDEVLKIMPVQKQTRAGQRTRFKAFVAIGDYNGHVGLGVKCSKEVATAIRGAIILAKLSIVPVRRGYWGNKIGKPHTVPCKVTGRCGSVLVRLIPAPRGTGIVSAPVPKKLLMMAGIDDCYTSARGCTATLGNFGKIFLMRVCVSGFLLALVSFTSAVV
- the rps2 gene encoding small ribosomal subunit protein uS5 isoform X1, whose amino-acid sequence is MADDAGGRGGFRGGFGAGGRGRGRGRGRGRGRGRGARGGKAEDKEWVPVTKLGRLVKDMKIKSLEEIYLYSLPIKESEIIDFFLGSGLKDEVLKIMPVQKQTRAGQRTRFKAFVAIGDYNGHVGLGVKCSKEVATAIRGAIILAKLSIVPVRRGYWGNKIGKPHTVPCKVTGRCGSVLVRLIPAPRGTGIVSAPVPKKLLMMAGIDDCYTSARGCTATLGNFAKATFDAISKTYSYLTPDLWKETVFTKSPYQEFTDHLAKTHSRVSVQRGQPVQAPPS